The genomic region TCACACTGTCTGATCGTTGCACTGTGGACATCCCTGCAAGAAAAACGCCTCTCATATAGGTTGGCACCCACTTTTTACTATCTTCATACAGCGATTGAAACCAGAGGTCATTTCTTAAGTTGAACGCATCAACCAATTCCAACCATTTCTTTTCAAACTGTTCATCCATATAGGATTTAGAGATGCATTCATCAAATTTGGCCATGAAATTTTCATGTTGCCCCAGGACATTACCAAGCTTCTCAGGTATCTTGTTAAGTATATGCCACAAGCAAAAACAATGACGGGAATCAGGAAAGACCTCTACTACAGCTGCTTTCAATGCTTTGTCGTGATCAGTTAGTATCACTTTAGGAGCATTTCCACCCATTGCTCTAAGCCATGCTCGCATTAACCAGACATAAGTTAATTTTGTTTGATCAGCAACTAATGCACAACCAAGTAACAGAAACTGAAGGTGATGATTTACACCAATGAAGGGCACAACTGGTAGTTTAAAATCATTCTTGATATATGTGGTGTCAAGAAAAACCACATCATCAAAATAGCCATAATCAAGCCTCCCTTTGGCATCAATCCAAAACACATTTCTCAAGCGCTGTTCTTCATTGAGGTCCATTGCGTAAAAGAAGTTGGGATTTTCATCTTGCATATGGTTAAAACGATCAAGTAAAACTTGAAGATCCCCCTCCTCTAAACCCAATAGCTGACAGCTACGTAATCGATTTGAGTCACCAGCTGTATGATGATCAAGTTTCTTGTGCCCACCAGATTGTGTGGAGGTGGCAAGATGCATTTTTTTAGCTCTTCCAGCGGTAGCACTGACATCACTGTTACCTAGAGCTAAAGGTGTATGACCTCTGGAATAATATCCTTGGTCCGGGAATGTATCATGGTTATGCTCCTTTATGAAACTACAAACAATCCACCTTCCATCTTGCCTTCTCTTAACATGCATACCAGCTTTGCAGTCTGTTTTAGACCATGATCGGTTAAGTCTGCCTCTTTTCTTCTTGACAGGAATGGTTGTGGCAAATGCAGGTAGAGGAGACTCTGGGTCATTTCCATATCTAGTACATACAAATTTTGCATCGATGAACTTTCCAGATATTCTTGAACGACGGCTAGCTTTTATTATGGTAGAAAAGCCTGCAGATTTGGCATATTGTTTGTAGAACGAAAATGCTTCCTCTTTGGAATCAAATTCCAATCCATCAAGTCCATATTCCTTGTGAAATCTAGCAGCGTCAACAGATGAGGATCTGACTCTGTCATCACTACTACTATCCACCATATTAGTTAGTTGTTCACTTCCTTGTGATGATTGTGTGTGAGGAAGAGCGTGGGAAGCATTAATTAGTCTTTTCCTAAACGCAAAGTAATCCACCCACTGAGAATTGCAAAGATCAAGCCCACTGAGAATTGCAAAGATCAAGTATTGGAAGTAAGGTTCAATAATTGTTGTTAAATCCAACATTTCTGATAGTAAAACTCGGAGAGAGAAGTgggttttaagtttaattaattaaaaatatatggagGCAAACAGAATGTAGGATGGTGGATCAGTAAGTTAAGAGCGGAGGGAGATTGTTTTGCTGGGAATTTAggtaatcatataataaaaaataaaataaaaagacagagAATGAGGGGTGAGGGAGGGAATTTACCTGAGGATGGAGGATGGGATGAGTAAGCAGAGGGAGGGAGGCGGGTAAGAGTGTATTTAGGAAATAGATAGAAATAGTCGTCCTGTCCTTCCTGCCTCCCCATCTTCGTGAGCCcaaatataaaaggaaaagggcacaaatatatgtacataagAAACAAACAAAGCCTTCAACCGGTAGCTATAAGTCCAAagtttccttttattttcttcgcTACCAAAATCTGCaaatctatataaaattataaatttaaatggttgaataaaattcgattcgatttgcaaaataaaaaaatttaaattttaaaatatttaaattgatttaatcaaatcaattcaaaaaaatttttaattttcaaatttgaattgaattgagtttttaaatttaaatatctcaaataaatcgaatatcaaattatattgatttaagttttaaatttatattataccGAAGCTCAATCTTTTAGGCTTTTACTTTACCCCATTCCCCCCAACCCAAACCCTAACCCTTTTACTTTATCCTATTGTCCCCCAAAGCTCATCTGCCCCAACTAGCTCCACCATTTTTCCAATTCCCCCTACCCCCAAATCAATCCCACCCGTTTTTCTTTACTTTAGTTCTTCATCAATCATgagtaggggtgttcattcggttgggtgttcattcggttaaccgacccgcaataacattaaccgaattaatcgacctttcaaaaattttaaccgttaactgaaccgaaattttttcaaaaaaatttaaccgaaccgaaattttttcagttaattcggttggttaaccgaattaaccgaaaattatatgttttttatttttggttaaaaattaaccgaattaaccgaattaaccgaattacccgaattaaccgaattgaatcactacataattaaattatttttggactttagttttagttttatttttagaattttatttttatttattaattttttgtaatttttatgattgggttgggttgggtaattgggttggcttgaatacttgggtttggattgggtttaggtgaatagtggacctatttatattataattttatttattaattttttcggttaaaccgaaaaaattcggttaaccgaccggtttcgaaccaaattaaccgttaaccgaaaaatcaaaaaataattaaccgactcccgaccaaaaaaattcggttaaccgtgtcgaaaccgtttttttgaaaacaaaaatttcagttgtcgactttaaaaaaaaaaactggagtcgccaccaatcattTATTAAGGTGTTATCGGCTCaccctaaaaattattttggtctacgaaatttgagaaaacgagtccgggagtcagttacgcacgaggaagggttagcaccctcgtaacgcccaaaatcagtaccaaattgatcatttaatgtcttagtgtcaaaggttgaaaagattttaaaatcaactcaaatggtgaaatttaaaaaaaaataatcaattgttcaagtcatgtaaagaaatcgagtcccaatacgttagggtacaattcctcataattccCGAACTTCGaatatcactttattttatgtgaaaatcttcattttgagaaaataacatgccgggttttttacacaaatagtatagaaaaaaaatactgaaataagATGTCAGAAaaaatttttaccaaaataggttactttttcattggagcctattagataggcgccaatgaataaaaaaataataattttttttgaataaaatatttttatatatttttaataatttttaaaaaaaaatacgaGTTAAAATACGGTCAATGAGTCggcgggtcgggtcgggtcgggtggTGCCTATCAATGCGCCAATGAAGGTGCCTCACagagaggcgccaatgaaggtgcctcatagagaggcgccaatgaatattgtaattttgtatgaatattgtaattattttataattaaatttgtatttatagttttggattagtattttgtatgaatattgtaatttttgtatgaatattgtaatttataattttgtatgaatattgtaattttgtaattttgtatgaatattgtaatgtcgggatatattgtaatattgtaatttttgtatgaatattgtaattattttataattaaatttgtatttatagttttggattagtattttgtatgaatattgtaatttttttatgaatattgtaattttgtatgaatattgtaatattataattttgtatgaatattgtaatattgtaattttgtatgaatattgtaatgtcgggatatattgtaatattgtaatttttgtatgaatattgtaattattttataattaatttgttagtaatttaggattatgttataaatttttgtgtttgtaattatttaaaatttaatttattaataatttaggattaagctataagttgttgtgtttaggttaatatttggtgagtttacatataaagtttataaaaaattaaaatcatcttattaaaagtttaattataaaaaattaaaatcattttattaaaagtttaattataactgactttttaatcatatagttgttgttaactaatttaatttttatataatgtaacttttatataattaaattttatttgattttgtatttatttaacagtatttattgatttttgaaacaaattaactgaattcatttttttcttacaaaattacaaacacaaaatttataacataatcctaaattactaacaaattaattataaaataattacaatattcatacaaattacaatattacaatattcatacaaaattataatattacaatattcataaaaattacaatattcatacaaaaattacaatattcatacaaaatactaatccaaaattataaatacaaatttaattataaaataattacaatattaatacaaaattacaatattcattggcgcctctatgaggcaccttcattggcgcctacgATAGGCGCCACCCATTCGACCGACCACCCATTCGCTGATTGGTGTATTTTGActcgtattttttaaaaaatattaaaaatataaaaaatattttattcaaaaaaaatttattatttttttattcattggcgcctatctaataggctccaatgaaaaagtaacctattttggtaaaaaaaatttctgacatcctatttcagtatttcttttttctataaTATTTGTGTAAAAAATCCTAACATGCCatacccaatacgttaggacacaacaagttaagttcccaaaaatgatttttatactcatgcattttgaataaggAATATCCTTAGTTTATAAAGATCatcaaagaaaatcagaacccaatacgttagggctcaatttcccttgAAAATCCCAAACCttgaatatttcttttattttattttttaaaaaaccttgaatcaagaaaataattttgatgtattgtcaaaaccaaaatatattttctagaGGGCATGTCAAAAATGGATGTGTAATATCAAAACAgatactttaataataaattacagTGTATATgtatctaaatatatatatatatatatatgtaaaatataaagtgtataaaagttaaagaaataataataaaagtgaaCATATATAAAACGAATGTATataggcatatatatatatgaatgtaaaaattatggaaataaaataatatatataaaacagaagcatgcatatataaaagcctaaaatatatattaaatattcatagatatgatatagaaaatatgcgaatgtatatgtatagaaaatataataataataatgatagtaaataatgtaataataatagtaagggaaataataagtaaaaaaaattaaaaaacgaattgtaaaaaaaaataataaatgtaattaaaacaaaatgaaggACTAAACTGCGATGCGCGCACAACAACGGAGGACCAAAGGGGAAATTATTCCTGCCTTCCAAAACGCGGCGCATCGAGGgtccaaattgaaacaaaagtaaaatatgcggctaaatttaaaacaagtaaaaaatttaattgaagcGAATTGCAAAAGGGAGGGACCGTTTGCGCAAATTTCCCTTTAGCCCAAGCAGGATTCTCctctcgggtcgggtcaccatGCTGGTCGCACTCAGCTAAAACGGCATTTGTTTTGAGcgttatttaaaacaaaattttgtctttcaaaatcatttgaaaccgaataaaagaaaaaaataaaacaaaaaagcaaTATTTCTCggtgctctgctagggtttaaTCCTAGCGTTCTCGTCTCACCCTCGGCCCATGCCCCGATCATAGCGGAGATGGCCACGGTCCGGCGTCCTCAACGAGCGGGTAAGATCCTTCcacttttctttgttatttccctttttaaaaaaacaaatgaaataaggagaataaaaaatacgaaaaagaACCCGATTTCACCTTGAACCAAGAAAAACAATCTGTATTCTCAGtgctttctttcaattttgtatcctttttttccccttcaTTTACACAATATAAATGGCCTTTATAGCCAAAATCGAAAAAAATCTAAAtgctattttttctttgttcttctcTCTGGACTCTTTGAGTCTGTGTTTTCTGCAGTGTTCGTGGAGCGGCGTGCTTGGAGAGGAGGTTGGCCCAGACGGCGTCTGGCCAGGCGTTAAGGCGCGACGTTGGAGACTGCTAGGGCTTGCGGCGCTGAACATGCGGcttgggttttgttttgttttttagttttgggCTAATTTGATTATTGGGTTTGGGCCAATTGATTGGGATTGTAAAAGCTTGgactgttttttattttgtttggacCTGGGTCgattgggcctattacagctgcccctctttgctcgttgtcgtgaaacgggaacagagcaaagactataAGGCCCAATTGCGCCCGGTCATACTGAACCTTAACTTCTTcagtgcttctcttcttcaggTAGCTTtgttccttcctactgcatcttcagatgtataggaactggtgcttcaatccactccactgcaatgtcagggagataggattcatactttgtagcttctcaaaagaacaaaatttaccatctttgatctactcctctgcaacctcagggagataagtcttatagcttcaacttgttctgctaCAATCTAAGGATAAatcttgatgcgatctgctctactgcaactttagagatataagatctgtggttcaaatccactccattgcaacttcaaggagataggaatactggcttcaatgtactccactgtaacctcagggaggtaaaatccaccatcttcgatctactccactactgcctagggagataagatctgtaaacttcaatctattccactgctgcccagggagatagaattactggcttcaatgcactccactgtaacctcagggaggtaaaatccgccatcttcgatctgctccactactgcctaaggagataagatctgtaaacttcaatctattccactgctgcccagggagatagaattactttcttcgatctacttcacgccaatacatgaagacaagatttgctTTATTCGATCTACTTCgacaccagtatgggaagacaagatctggtatcttcgatctacttcacgccaatacatgaagacaagatctgctttcttcgatctacttcaccaccagtatgggaagacaagatctggtatctttgatctacttcacgccagtacatgaagacaagatctgctttcttcgatctgcttcaccaccagtatgggaagacaataTCTGGTATCTTTAATCTACTTCAAGCCAGTACataaagacaagatctgctttctttgacCTGCTttgccaccagtatgggaaggcaagatctggtatctctgatctacttcactccagtacatgaagacaagatctgttatctttgaaggcaagatctggtatctctgatctacttcacgccagtacatgaagacaagatctgttttctttgacctgcttcgccaccagtatgggaaggcaagatctggtatctcttatctacttcacgccagtacatgaagacaagatctgttatctttcaaccttctccactgctgctcagggagataaggctttatgATTCCACCGACCTGTTCTCTGTGGAACATGAACTGTAtgatgaacctaattatgcctagtgattaggatatCATGATTGGAATGAATCACATGCTCCTAACTAggcatgtatgaatgacatctAAATGctatgtcatgaaaatgattcaTTAACGCTAAATATTGAAGTCGTTATTACTCATTAAGGCTTCTTTTGTGATAACGACGCTTCAAAAAAACTCGAAAATTCTTGATCCGGCTTTTACTCCTATATATCTTTGACCTTTTAACCCGGTGAagtctaaacaatagtcctgcttcaggttcttgtattatttagaaatttccagagtaatatgaaaaactttccttgtgaaagttttattagtccattaatcgttattctaatgcaacatgctttcGAAAAGATCATAACGATGGATAAAACGAAATTGACTTGAGATCATAACTTGCAATAAATTATCAATGAAAACaagtcaaaaaaaaagaattgactAAAACACttatattgaaagaaaaataaagtgttTTAGAAACAACAAATTATGGACAAGTGCCCCAGATATCTTTGCTTGAATTGCTCTATAcaactttctgaagacccttCTGAATTCAACACGTGTTTAGGAGATTCACAGTATTTTATTGATGCCCCAAGATATCGTCTATTCCTTTCTGCCGATTTAGGTACAACAAGACTACCACATGCTTCAATCAGACTTTGAGCCGCCCTtgtcaggttttcaactcaaacccctttggtcttaaggtgccctttgcgggttttcaccttagcctctccatttttttttggaatcaaagcgccctttgcgggttttcaccttggttccTTCCCCTTCTTAGGTGAAGACTCTCTTGACCTAATCTGAATTCACTGGATTGGGCAAGTTTCTTCCATCTATTTCAGCCAGGATCAGGGCTCCTCTAGAAAaggccttttttacaacataaggaccctcccaattcggcatccatttccccctaaaatcttttgtagaggaagaattTTTCTCAACACCAGGTCCCCCTCGTGAAATTCTCTGGGTCGGACCTTCTTGTTGTAGGCTCGTATCATtcttttctggtacatctgaccatgctgaatagcctttagcctttttccctctatcaagttcaactgatcgtatcgagattgaacccattctgcttcatccaattgTAGCTCGGTCAAAACCCAGAGAGAAAGGATTTCAACTTCGATGGGCAAGACTACCTCCATGCCATAAACTAaggagaaaggcgttgccccggtgGAGGTCCTGATTGACGTTCGATAAGTAAAAAGGGCAAACAGTAATTTCTCGTGCCAGTCCCTGTAggtctcagtcatcttccccgtaatcttctttatatttttattagccgcttccactgcaccattcatttttgggcgatacggCGATGAATTGTgatgtctgatcttgaattgactgcagacTTCTGCTATTGAGCTGTTGTTCAAGTTCAACGCATTAtcggatatgattctttcaggcattccataccgacatatgatctcccTTTTCAAGAACTTACTGACTGATGACTTTGTAACATTAGCATATGATgcagcttctacccatttggtgaagtagtcaataaccacaaatatgaaacgatgcccatttgaagccttcggcgatattggcccgatgacatccataccccacatggagaaaggtcATAAAGAACTCATGACATGAAGAGGCGAAGGAGATGTATGCATTTTATCACCAtagatttgacatttatggcactttTTGGAGTAAttgatgcaatccccttccatggcGGACCAGTAATACccaaatctcataatctgtctagccattgtgaacctactggcatgcgttccacagatgccctcatggacttcctccaaaattttctttgcttccacgatgtccacacatcttaacagtACCTGATCTTTTCCCCTCCTGTATAATATCTCCCCATCTAAAACGTAATCAATGGCTAGTCTTCTCATagttctcttttcattctccgttgcctggCCAGGATACTCACGATTTTTTACATATTGTAGTATATCTTGATACCAAGGACTATCATCGAtttctccttcttcaatattgtAACAATGAGTCGGGTCTTCATAGATACTCATTTGGATTGGCTTCATATCCTCATGTCTGTTTACCTTGATCATGGAGGCTAAAGTAGCTAGTGCATCGGCCATCTGGTtctcatctcgtgggagatagcaAAAAGTGATGTCCTCAAACTCCTTAATCAATTCGAGGACCAACTTTCGATAACTGATTAATTTGGGatctctcgtttcccattcaCCCCTGAGCTGATATATCACCAATGCTGAATCTCCATAGACCTCTAGCACTTTGATTCTTCGCTCTATAGTTTGCGAATACCTATGATGCATGCTTCAGATTACGCCATGTTGtttgtacaatcaaaatccaatttgcaagtgaaaggataatgatcACCATTCGGGGACACTAGGACTGCCCCAATTCTATTGCCCACAGCATTcgaggctccatcaaagtttagcCTCCAACTGTAACCTTCTTGTGAATTTTCTTCCATAGCCGCTATacacatcaaatcttcatttaGGAAATCAAAACTCAACGGCTCGTAGTCCTCCAAagctctactagctagaaagTCAGCAATTGCACTCCCTTTCACAGCCTTTTGGCTCACATAGACAATATCGAATTCAGACAGTAAGATCTGCCATCGGGCCATCCTCCCATTCAAAGCAGTTAACttcatcatatactttaacggGTCTAAATTTGagattagccaagtcgtatggtatAACATGTACTGTCTTAATCTTCGGGTTGTCCAAATTAAGGCACAACATAACTTCTcaataggcgaatatctcattttacagtcagtgaatttcttgctgagataataTATCGCCCTTTCTTTTCTCCCCATttcatcatgttggcctagcACACACCCCATGGAATTATCAAATACTGTCAGAT from Gossypium raimondii isolate GPD5lz chromosome 1, ASM2569854v1, whole genome shotgun sequence harbors:
- the LOC105785543 gene encoding protein FAR-RED IMPAIRED RESPONSE 1 isoform X1, yielding MLDLTTIIEPYFQYLIFAILSGLDLCNSQWVDYFAFRKRLINASHALPHTQSSQGSEQLTNMVDSSSDDRVRSSSVDAARFHKEYGLDGLEFDSKEEAFSFYKQYAKSAGFSTIIKASRRSRISGKFIDAKFVCTRYGNDPESPLPAFATTIPVKKKRGRLNRSWSKTDCKAGMHVKRRQDGRWIVCSFIKEHNHDTFPDQGYYSRGHTPLALGNSDVSATAGRAKKMHLATSTQSGGHKKLDHHTAGDSNRLRSCQLLGLEEGDLQVLLDRFNHMQDENPNFFYAMDLNEEQRLRNVFWIDAKGRLDYGYFDDVVFLDTTYIKNDFKLPVVPFIGVNHHLQFLLLGCALVADQTKLTYVWLMRAWLRAMGGNAPKVILTDHDKALKAAVVEVFPDSRHCFCLWHILNKIPEKLGNVLGQHENFMAKFDECISKSYMDEQFEKKWLELVDAFNLRNDLWFQSLYEDSKKWVPTYMRGVFLAGMSTVQRSDSVSSHFDKYLQRKTMLKEFLDQYKTILREKPEEEAKADFETGHKPPGLKSPSLFEKQMAPLYTHAIFKKFQVEVLGGIACHPMKEREEKGTMTFKVQDFEKNQEFIVVWNDTTSDISCLCRGFEFNGFPCRHMLIILQLSGVQSIPSQLILKRWTKDAKHSQTTGKQSDVVETRMRRYYDLCQRAFKLGDEGSLSRESYNIIFNALEEALGKCKSVNYTIQNITGPMSVETQGPHHFEEENQNSSTTKEVKRTKTTLREGYPETEISNTGRCDSWQQLGLSNIRVPSLECSYESQESRHRMELHSRTLNSYFGTQQLMQGQLSSTGRPHDACITQQRINGMGQLPFRLQSISSCYDIQDGLQDMDQPNAGSSQLLGMASKKLHSKHISK
- the LOC105785543 gene encoding protein FAR-RED IMPAIRED RESPONSE 1 isoform X2, whose translation is MVDSSSDDRVRSSSVDAARFHKEYGLDGLEFDSKEEAFSFYKQYAKSAGFSTIIKASRRSRISGKFIDAKFVCTRYGNDPESPLPAFATTIPVKKKRGRLNRSWSKTDCKAGMHVKRRQDGRWIVCSFIKEHNHDTFPDQGYYSRGHTPLALGNSDVSATAGRAKKMHLATSTQSGGHKKLDHHTAGDSNRLRSCQLLGLEEGDLQVLLDRFNHMQDENPNFFYAMDLNEEQRLRNVFWIDAKGRLDYGYFDDVVFLDTTYIKNDFKLPVVPFIGVNHHLQFLLLGCALVADQTKLTYVWLMRAWLRAMGGNAPKVILTDHDKALKAAVVEVFPDSRHCFCLWHILNKIPEKLGNVLGQHENFMAKFDECISKSYMDEQFEKKWLELVDAFNLRNDLWFQSLYEDSKKWVPTYMRGVFLAGMSTVQRSDSVSSHFDKYLQRKTMLKEFLDQYKTILREKPEEEAKADFETGHKPPGLKSPSLFEKQMAPLYTHAIFKKFQVEVLGGIACHPMKEREEKGTMTFKVQDFEKNQEFIVVWNDTTSDISCLCRGFEFNGFPCRHMLIILQLSGVQSIPSQLILKRWTKDAKHSQTTGKQSDVVETRMRRYYDLCQRAFKLGDEGSLSRESYNIIFNALEEALGKCKSVNYTIQNITGPMSVETQGPHHFEEENQNSSTTKEVKRTKTTLREGYPETEISNTGRCDSWQQLGLSNIRVPSLECSYESQESRHRMELHSRTLNSYFGTQQLMQGQLSSTGRPHDACITQQRINGMGQLPFRLQSISSCYDIQDGLQDMDQPNAGSSQLLGMASKKLHSKHISK